TCAGCGTCAGCGCGGTGGTTCCGGCCACTGATCCGGCGGTTCTTCCGTCGCGCCCCAGTGCAGGGCACGTAACTGGCTGAATTTTTTGTGTTGGTGTGCCTGCATACGGGTGAGAATGTCGTTCAGGGTATGCACCGCCTCCACGGCGTACGGGCCTTTGTTGAGCATCACGCACTCGGCGCGTACCCCCATGGCCGCGTCAGTGAATTCGGGCCGGGAGATGACGCCTTTTTTGGTGAGTTGTTCCAACACCTGAGTGGCCCAGATGACGGGCAGATGTGCCGCCTCCGCCAGCCAGAGTATCTCTTCCTGGACTTCTGCCAGCCGTTCCGGACCCACTTCGACAGCCAGATCACCGCGCGCGATCATTACGCCCATCGGTTGGCGCCCGAGCGCGGCAAGCAGGATCTCCGGCAAGTGGTGAAAGGCGCTGGCCGTTTCTATTTTCGCGATGACACCCAAGTGTTCGCCTTGCCGCTGACGCAGGGCCTCCAGCATGCTGCGCATGTTCCCGGCGTTCTCCACAAAAGAAAAACCGACGAGATCCGCCAGGGGAATAATCGTGCCCAGATCGTCCAGGTCTTTGGCGCTAAGAGCCGGAAGTTCCAGGGCGAGGCCGGGAAAATTGAGACCCCGGTCCGGCAGCAGGCGGGCGCCTCCTGGTTTGGTTTTGGTGATGCGCAGTAGCGCTCCTTCGGAGGTCTGTTCCAAGACTACGGCGGCGATCTTGCCATCGTCCACCCACACCTGCTGACCGATGGGCAACTGGGGAATGACCTCGGGGACGGTGCAGGAAATCCTGGCCGGCCGCCCGTTCAGGGCGGGTCCGCCGGGTCCGCCCTGACTTTGCAGCAGGAGCGAATCGCCGATTTCCAGATGCAGGGGGACGACGCTTTGGGGAATGCCGGCGAAGTATCCCTGCACATGGCGGCGGCGCCGGCTCTGGCAACGGTTCCCGGCAGTGAAATAACAGCCTTGCGTGGCTTGCAGCGTGATCACCTCGTTTTCAACCCGTTCCACCACCAGCACACGCTCCTTGCCGCGGGCGTCGTGGCAGAGCAGGTCTTCGCCCTGCTGGGGCATCGCGCTGCCGGATACCAGGAGGAGCAGGCAGTCCACTCCCGAGGGCAGCGAGGATGACGCCTGATGGCAGGCCATCGCGGTCATGCGCGCCGGTTCCAGCAGACGGCCGAGGCGGTCCCGTTCGGGACGCAGATGGATCACTCCCGGTGCATCGGGAAGGGGGCCGGTGCGGATCTTATGCCCGGCGAGGTCGGCGAGAATTCGGCAGGGCTGGCCCGTATCCCGACTCGCGGTACGAACCTGTTCAGCGAGCCTCCGCCATATGCCTGGGCTATCATGGGCGCAGTTGATCCGCGCGATGTTCATGCCGGCAGTGAAGAGTCTGCGGAAAAAATCGGCATCGTCGGCGCGATCGCCGGACAGGGTCACCATGATGTGGGTGCTGCGCTGGTGCGGCGGACTGCCGAGTAGGGCCAGGGTGTTGTCCGTAAGAGCCCGCTGACCCTGCTCCCGAGTGATGGCCGTGGCGTCGCTGAAATCGGCGGGTGGCATTTGCAGGGCAGCATACAATATCTGCAGGGTACACTGCACGCTGTCGAGCACGTGACTTTCGGCGCGGCCGAGGGAAGAGAGTCCAGCGTCTGACAGGGCCCCCTGCAGGGGGCGCAAATCGACGCTGCGCAGAGCCAGGTAGTGCAGCATGTTACGGATGCCGGGATGCCACGGCAGGCTGGGGTCCTGCTGCTCCAAAAGAGGAAGTTGGGCCGCTTCACTCTGGACAATCCGCGTGCGAAGCCCTTCAAGGGCTTCCCGAAGGTCCTGCCATGCCTTGTTCAAGCGTTTCGGCCGCTGCGTCATAGCCGAAGTATATCCGATGAATATTGCAGTATGATGACAGTATGGCTTCGTCTGGAAAGAGGATATGCTGAACCCTCCATAGGGGGGCAGTCCTACCTGGCGGGTGCCAGTGATCGCGGTTGATCGTGAACCCGTGGGGGCCGAAGGAGAAGGGAGGTTTGGCAGATGTTTAACCAGATATTACTGGCGGCAGACGGGAGCGATGCCTCCGCAGCCGCAGTGGCGACCGCCATTGGACTGGCGCGGGAGCAGCGGGCCCAGTTGCTGGTCGTGCATGTCGTCGATGTCTACGCCATGTATTTCGCAACGCCTGAGTCCATCGACTTTCTGGTGGCTGCCGGCGAAGGCATCCTCAAGGCGGTACAGGACCAGGCGCTCCAGTCGGGCGTGGTGGCCCACACCAAACTGCTGCAGTCGGATGTGGGCGGGCGTCATATCAGCGAATTGATCATCGATGAAAGTAACGCCTGGCCGGCCGACCTGGTTATCATCGGCAGTCATGGCCGACGCGGCCTGAACCATTTTTTGCTCGGGAGTGTTGCGGAGGGGGTTTGTCAGCGCGCCAGGACGCCGGTGCTTTTGTCGCGATAGCGAAGCCCTGCGCGGCGGTAGTCCGGTAGGAAGGGTTTTTTCCGTTGGCGGCATTTATTGGGACAGCGGGCAGCGCATGGGCGGCGCGTCAGTGACCCGGCTGGTGTTGTGCCCAGCGCACGGTTGGTAATTGACTGAGTATGTCGGGATTCTGCCAGCCGGGCTGACGATGTTCGATGAGCACATCGGTGGTGATGCCGCCGCGCACATACCAGCGTCCCAGCAGGCGCAGATAGCGCGGGTTGATCAAGCAGATCAGATCGTCGGCGATACGGTTGGTCATCGCTTCGTGAAAGGCGCCCTCGTCGCGGAAGCTCCAGAGGTAGAGCTTGAGGGATTTCAGTTCGACATTGTGCTGATCCGGGATAAAATCCAGCATGAAATGCGCAAAGTCGGGTTGTCCCGTTAGCGGGCAGAGGCAGGTAAATTCGGGCAGATCCATGTGTACCACATAGTCCCGCTCGGGGTGGGGATTGGGGAAACGCTCTAATTCCCTGCTGGGTTGACTGGGCATTCGCAACTCCTCATCATCGGTGCTTCATCCATTCGGCACACTATAGCAAAACACCCTTTCATGCGCCTCTCGGCCATCATCCTTCAGGGCTTTAAATCTTTTCGCGAAAGTACGCGCATCCAGTTCGACGCCAATCCGGTGGTGATCATCGGCCCCAATGGCTGCGGCAAATCCAATACCGTTGATGCGGTGCGCTGGGTACTCGGTGAATCCTCGGCACGCCAACTGCGCGGTGGCTCCCTCAGTGACGTGATCTCCAATGGC
This sequence is a window from Acidithiobacillus ferridurans. Protein-coding genes within it:
- a CDS encoding pyruvate kinase: MTQRPKRLNKAWQDLREALEGLRTRIVQSEAAQLPLLEQQDPSLPWHPGIRNMLHYLALRSVDLRPLQGALSDAGLSSLGRAESHVLDSVQCTLQILYAALQMPPADFSDATAITREQGQRALTDNTLALLGSPPHQRSTHIMVTLSGDRADDADFFRRLFTAGMNIARINCAHDSPGIWRRLAEQVRTASRDTGQPCRILADLAGHKIRTGPLPDAPGVIHLRPERDRLGRLLEPARMTAMACHQASSSLPSGVDCLLLLVSGSAMPQQGEDLLCHDARGKERVLVVERVENEVITLQATQGCYFTAGNRCQSRRRRHVQGYFAGIPQSVVPLHLEIGDSLLLQSQGGPGGPALNGRPARISCTVPEVIPQLPIGQQVWVDDGKIAAVVLEQTSEGALLRITKTKPGGARLLPDRGLNFPGLALELPALSAKDLDDLGTIIPLADLVGFSFVENAGNMRSMLEALRQRQGEHLGVIAKIETASAFHHLPEILLAALGRQPMGVMIARGDLAVEVGPERLAEVQEEILWLAEAAHLPVIWATQVLEQLTKKGVISRPEFTDAAMGVRAECVMLNKGPYAVEAVHTLNDILTRMQAHQHKKFSQLRALHWGATEEPPDQWPEPPR
- a CDS encoding universal stress protein; the protein is MFNQILLAADGSDASAAAVATAIGLAREQRAQLLVVHVVDVYAMYFATPESIDFLVAAGEGILKAVQDQALQSGVVAHTKLLQSDVGGRHISELIIDESNAWPADLVIIGSHGRRGLNHFLLGSVAEGVCQRARTPVLLSR
- the queF gene encoding preQ(1) synthase codes for the protein MPSQPSRELERFPNPHPERDYVVHMDLPEFTCLCPLTGQPDFAHFMLDFIPDQHNVELKSLKLYLWSFRDEGAFHEAMTNRIADDLICLINPRYLRLLGRWYVRGGITTDVLIEHRQPGWQNPDILSQLPTVRWAQHQPGH